The genomic DNA GGACCAGCAACAAGGACGGCCGGGGCTCCCCAGCTGCCGACGACGACCGCATTTTCGCCGTGACCCCGTAGCTCGGCGGGTGTTCACTTCGGTGTTCGGTGTTCGGTGTTCGGTGTTCGGTGTTCGGTGTTCGGTGTTCGGTGCGATGGGTGTTCCGGCCGGGTGGGTGGCCGTGCGCGCTGCGGTGGGTGGGTGTTCCGGCCGGCCGTCGCAGTCACCGTCTCGTTTTTCAGGCCTCCGGCCTGACGGGCGCGCTGGTTACGGTTTTTTATAAGCCGGCCGGAACACCCACCCACCTCCGCGCCAGACGGCCCCGCCGTACGGCGTGCGGACCGTAGCCGCTCACTCTCCGACCGCCCAGCGATCTCGCGGGCGCTGAAGCAATCCGTACGGGACCGTTCAGGGCCGGTCGCCGTAGCTGACGCGTTCCTCTCCGACCAGTGCAGGGCCGAGCACCGCAGAGACAGCAATCCGGCCGGTGCCAGAGCTGAGCACCGCAGAGACAGCAATCCGACCAGTACCAGGGCCGAGCACCGCAGAGACAGGAATCCGGCCGATGTAGGGAACCGATGGCCGGCTCAGCCGCGCAGAAATTCCACTAGTGCGGGCACGAGCTTTTTGGGGGCCATGACCACGGCACCATGGTTGAGGCCGGGCAGGGTACGGTGTTCGGCATCGGGCAGGATGTCGGCGAGTGCTCGTGCGGCGTTGTGGAATCCGGCCGGGCTCTTGCCGCCGGTCAGCACCATAGTGGGGGCTTTCGCGGCCGACCAGCGGTCGGCCTCCAGCGGCTTGCCCTGCTGGGTCTCACCCATCACCGCGGCGTCGTAGGGCAGCGTGTGCGCCAGCGCCTTGAGGTTCGACCACACGCCCGGCATCAGCCGCATCATGGTCACCATGAATGCGGGCATGCCCTGGGCCTTGGTCATGAAGTATGTGACCGCGTCGCCGCGCCGGTCGGCCGCCAACAGCGCGTCGAGATGCCGGGCATAGTCCTTGGGCGGGCCGAAACCGTCGTGGCTGATCACGAACGGCGGCTCGTAGAGCGCCAGTCTCTCGATGGTGAGCCCGGCCGCCGCAGCACGCAGCGCCAGCACCGCCCCCGACGAACTCCCGAACACCGACGCCGAACCCCCGACATGGTCGATCAACGCCGCGATGTCCTCGACCTCGCGTTCGGCCGCGTAACCGGCGGCGTCGCCGCTGGTGCCCCGGCCGCGCCGGTCGTAATTGATCACAGTGAAGTGCTCGGCGAGCAGGCCGGCCAGCTTACGGGCGTCGGAGCGGTCAGCCAGCGCCGAGGACACGAGGATGACCGCAGGACCGGCACCGAGCCGCTCGAACGCGATCTCGGTTCCGTCCTGAGAGATGACCGACGCGTTCACCGTGACCGCCTTTTCACTGGTCGTAGACATGATTGTTCTCCAATCGGGGTGTTATGTCGTGTTCTTAGCTATATGACGGCTCCTAGCTGGAGAAGGAATCGGTCCTGTCACGACTTATCGCGACCAGGGTGACCGGCTCCGGTCCCGGGCTCCGCAGCACGCGCAGTGGCAGGTCTGCCAGACACAGCACCGCACCGACGCCGAAACGCTGCCAGGAGCCGTCGATCGCCCCGAGTTCGACTTCCCCGCCCTGCACCCAGACGATCGCGTCGTGCCAGGCAGCCGCGTCGTAGCCGCGGACCTCACCGCAGGCCAGGACCATCTCGCGCCGCCGGAATCCGGTGTTCACGACAGGACCAGGGGTAGGCCGAACGCAGCGAAGTAGCGCGGTTCGAACGACGTGATCGCAGTGATCCGGCCGCCATCGATCCGCAGCACATCCAGCACCTGACCGCGGAACTGTCCGGCCAGGTGCTTGGTCTCGTCCGCCGTTGGGTGTTCGACGTAGTGCGCCACCGCGGGCTGCAGATTCGCGCCGGTGACGACGCTGTGCCAGCGGCCGTGCGACCACTTCGAGCCGGTGTCGAAAACCTGTCCGGTAAGAGTCAGCAGCGCACTCCGTCCGATCAGCCACGCCGGGTGCGGTGGCATCGTCATCTGTACGTCCTCGGCGAGCATGCCGGTGAGCGCGCCCAGATCGGCTCGCTGGTGCGCCTGGACATAGCGTCGCAACAGCGCGCGCTCGTCCGCGCTCGGCTCGGCCGACGGCGTCCAGTCCTCGCGCCGCTGCGGAAGATGCTGCTTCAGCGTCGCCCGTGCCCGCTGCAACGCGCTCTTCACCGATGCCAGGCTGGTGCCCAGCAGCGCGGCCGTTTCGGCGGCCGGCCAGCCCAGCACGTCCCTGGTGATCAACACGGCCCGCTGCCGGGCAGGCAGGTGCTGGATCGCCACCAAGAAAGCGAGCTCGATCGTCTCCCGCGCGACCGCCGCCGACTCCGGCCCCTCGGCACTGTCGGCGGCCGGCTCCAGCAGCCGATCCGGGACCGGCTGCAACCACGACACGTCAGCGGGCGGCCGCACCGGCGCACCTGAGCCGACCAGCGGCGGAACCTGGTACGGGGCCGCCCGCCGCTTGTTCCGATCGATCATGTCCAGGCATGCGTTCGTCGCGATCTTGTACAGCCAGGCCCGGAACGTCGACCGCCCCTCATAGGTCTCCCGGCGACGCCACGCCCGCAGGAACGTCTCCTGAACGATGTCCTCCGCATCGTCGTAGGAGCCGAGCATCCGGTAGCAGTGCACCCGTAGTTCCCACCG from Streptosporangium sp. NBC_01756 includes the following:
- a CDS encoding alpha/beta fold hydrolase, coding for MSTTSEKAVTVNASVISQDGTEIAFERLGAGPAVILVSSALADRSDARKLAGLLAEHFTVINYDRRGRGTSGDAAGYAAEREVEDIAALIDHVGGSASVFGSSSGAVLALRAAAAGLTIERLALYEPPFVISHDGFGPPKDYARHLDALLAADRRGDAVTYFMTKAQGMPAFMVTMMRLMPGVWSNLKALAHTLPYDAAVMGETQQGKPLEADRWSAAKAPTMVLTGGKSPAGFHNAARALADILPDAEHRTLPGLNHGAVVMAPKKLVPALVEFLRG
- a CDS encoding RNA polymerase subunit sigma-70, producing the protein MVEDRGSDGRVEDEAVPSAAVAGDEGAFGALVEPLRWELRVHCYRMLGSYDDAEDIVQETFLRAWRRRETYEGRSTFRAWLYKIATNACLDMIDRNKRRAAPYQVPPLVGSGAPVRPPADVSWLQPVPDRLLEPAADSAEGPESAAVARETIELAFLVAIQHLPARQRAVLITRDVLGWPAAETAALLGTSLASVKSALQRARATLKQHLPQRREDWTPSAEPSADERALLRRYVQAHQRADLGALTGMLAEDVQMTMPPHPAWLIGRSALLTLTGQVFDTGSKWSHGRWHSVVTGANLQPAVAHYVEHPTADETKHLAGQFRGQVLDVLRIDGGRITAITSFEPRYFAAFGLPLVLS